The genome window AGTTTATTTGTTGTCGATGAGGCACATTGTGTTAGTCAATGGGGACACGATTTCAGACCTGAATATTTAAAACTTAAAGGTATATTTGCCCAATATCCCAAAACCCCTATCTTAACTATTACGGCAACCGCTACCCCACATGTCCAACAGGATATTATGACTCATCTGGGTTTGCGAAGAGCCAGGCAGGTAATTATAAGTTTTGACCGCCCTAATCTTGAATTTAGTGTCATTTCCACCCGAGTAAGTGAAAAAAGTGAGCATTTATTAAAGATTTTAAAAGCAGAGCCAGGCAGTTTTATCGTTTATGTCGCCAGACAAAAAGATGCCGAAGAAGTAGCTAACTTCCTTAAAACAAATCAAATCTCTGCTCTACCATATCATGCGGGACTTGGGAATGAGACTCGATGGAAAACCCAGGAGGCTTTTATGTCTGGGGTAACGCGGGTAGTAGTCGCTACGGTTGCCTTTGGATTAGGTATTGATAAACCGGATATTCGCGGCATTATCCATTATCATACACCTGCCTCTTTAGAGGCTTACTATCAAGAAGCAGGTCGGTCAGGCAGGGATGGCAAAAAGGCAAAATGTATTCTCCTCTTTAATCGTAAAGATTTAGAGATTCACCGCTATTTTATCTATCAATCTTATCCAAGTTCACGAGAAATCTACTGGATATATCGTCAGCTGTGTGACGGGCTTTCTCCACAACAAATAATCGCCGAGGGGAAGAATGTCCACGAAACAAAGATGAATGTGGTCCTGAGGTTATTGGAGGAAGCAAATTGTATCCAATTAGGCGACAACCTCAAAATAACTAAAGGACTGAGATGGCTTAATATTAACCTGACAAATGAAGAAAGACGCAAGATGATGGAGCTTGATAGATTAAAAAAGATGGTAGAATACGCTGAGAATAAAACCTGCCGTCGAGCATACATCCTTACTTATCTTGGTGAGCAAAATCTACATCCATCTTGTAATAATTGTGATGTTTGCCTTGGACTTACAACTGATGTCCAGAGTATTTATCAGGGAAAGATTGAAGCGATTATTTACGAGTGTGTTAAAGAATATGAAGGGAAAATGGGCAGACAGGGTTTTGCCCAATTACTTAATGGCAGTCAAAGTAA of bacterium contains these proteins:
- a CDS encoding RecQ family ATP-dependent DNA helicase, giving the protein MDKIYHILQNNFGFSQFKPGQLEIIQEILAKRDVLGILPTAGGKSLCYQLPAIISSGVTIVISPLIALMKDQVDSFEELGHTTATYISSGLSVNQVKVRLEKVKRGEFKLLYVSPERMLMPGFKEVLSRIKISLFVVDEAHCVSQWGHDFRPEYLKLKGIFAQYPKTPILTITATATPHVQQDIMTHLGLRRARQVIISFDRPNLEFSVISTRVSEKSEHLLKILKAEPGSFIVYVARQKDAEEVANFLKTNQISALPYHAGLGNETRWKTQEAFMSGVTRVVVATVAFGLGIDKPDIRGIIHYHTPASLEAYYQEAGRSGRDGKKAKCILLFNRKDLEIHRYFIYQSYPSSREIYWIYRQLCDGLSPQQIIAEGKNVHETKMNVVLRLLEEANCIQLGDNLKITKGLRWLNINLTNEERRKMMELDRLKKMVEYAENKTCRRAYILTYLGEQNLHPSCNNCDVCLGLTTDVQSIYQGKIEAIIYECVKEYEGKMGRQGFAQLLNGSQSNTMETLNLKTSAFYGKLRDFTQKEIIAFIDNFISKGSLEVITKDYPLLFLSKEKTVDKPVPRKVGLEILRLVHNWNGKLPSSSIANILRGVETSDAIIKYGQDIFGAHFGILKEYDYHQLKEFIDLMLAKGYLQKEKNQFSLSEAGFGVLGINPEE